CCCGGTCAGCGTTATTACGCTTACAGGTCGTCGTAGTTGGGACCCTCGCCTCCCTGCGGGACAACCCAGGTGATGATACCGTATGGGTCGGCAATATCACAGGTCTTGCAATGTACACAGTTTGAGGGGTTCAGCTTCAACTCCTTGCCTCCGCTGTCGGTTTCCTCCATCTCATAGACAAAAGCCGGGCAGAAATGCTGACAGGGGTTGCCGTACTCGCGCGTACAGCGGTTGTTGCAGATATCGAGATCGGCAATCACCAGGTGGGAGGGCTGATCCTCCTCGTGCTTCGTGCCGGAATAATAGACATCATCAACTTTGTTGTGCGTCAGCTGTCCGTCGAAACTGATCTTCTGCAGGTTAGGATCGACCTCGGGCTTTTTGAAATATTCCTTGATTTCCTTCATGTGGGTATGATCCTCTTCGACTTTCCAGGGATCATAGAAGCCACCGCCATCGGAAATCATCTGCATCCCGACATGCCACATCCCGCGGTAGATGCCGTTTTCGAAAGCCTGGTGGAAATTGCGTGTCTCCCACAGTTCTTCCTTGATCCACGAGGATTCGACTTTGTCCATGAATGATTTCAGTTTCGCTTCCGTGAAATCATCCGCAACCAGCGACTCAAAAATAGATTCCGCCGCCAGCATCCCGGACTTGATCGCCATGTGGATGCCTTTCAAACGACGCGGATTCAGAAAGCTGGCAGAATCGCCGGCAATCAAAAAACCATCGCCGAAATAGCGGGGCATCGAGTAATATCCGCCCTCGGGAATAGTCTTGGCCCCGTAGCGGACCATCTTGCCACCCTCAAGAATCTTCTTGACAAAGGGATGCGTTTTGTACTTCTGGAACATATTATGAGGATCGGTGAGCGGATTGCGATAGTTCAGGCCGGTCACGAACCCGAGCGAAATATGGGTGTCATCGACGGTATAGATGAATCCACCGCCGAATGTCTTCGAATCCAATGGCCATCCGAAAGTATGCCAGGCGGTCGGTTTCTCGAACCTGCCGGCGGGGATCTCCCACAGTTCTTTGACCCCGGTCGTATATGCCTGCGGATTGATTCCCTGCAGGCCGAGTTTCTTGGTCAAGGCCTTGGTCAGGTTGCCACGGGTGCCTTCAGCCAGAAGCGTCACCCTGGCCTGTATGTCGGTGCCGGGCTCATAGCTCGGTTTCTGCTCGCCCTTTTTGTCGACACCCTTGTCCTCGGTACGGACTCCGATCACCTTGTCGCCGTCGTAGAGCATCTCCTGTCCGCCCACACCGGGCAGGATATCAACGCCGGCG
The nucleotide sequence above comes from Candidatus Zixiibacteriota bacterium. Encoded proteins:
- a CDS encoding FAD-dependent oxidoreductase; its protein translation is MSEPEREVFEVDVLIVGGGVAGLSCAYHLKQLVDEYSENPPEGGKDLSELMIALIEKGPHIGAHVMSGAVMDPKGIEELMPDYKEKGAPLGNKVEEDALYFFKKDGQFKAPYAPPDMHNEGLYVISLNNFTSWLGEQVEAAGVDILPGVGGQEMLYDGDKVIGVRTEDKGVDKKGEQKPSYEPGTDIQARVTLLAEGTRGNLTKALTKKLGLQGINPQAYTTGVKELWEIPAGRFEKPTAWHTFGWPLDSKTFGGGFIYTVDDTHISLGFVTGLNYRNPLTDPHNMFQKYKTHPFVKKILEGGKMVRYGAKTIPEGGYYSMPRYFGDGFLIAGDSASFLNPRRLKGIHMAIKSGMLAAESIFESLVADDFTEAKLKSFMDKVESSWIKEELWETRNFHQAFENGIYRGMWHVGMQMISDGGGFYDPWKVEEDHTHMKEIKEYFKKPEVDPNLQKISFDGQLTHNKVDDVYYSGTKHEEDQPSHLVIADLDICNNRCTREYGNPCQHFCPAFVYEMEETDSGGKELKLNPSNCVHCKTCDIADPYGIITWVVPQGGEGPNYDDL